The Candidatus Sulfotelmatobacter sp. genome has a window encoding:
- a CDS encoding DMT family transporter, whose translation MTSFVLVLLVGAGWGLLTPASKVLFAAEPSIFDGFTITVARGAWTLPVFAIGLAVAWRLDPPRLDPRRWIAALAAGVVFGAGVSLFFTLAARQTSIAHVSFVLGLTPVTNTALAALVFRTRLDRRGVVALALGIAGVALLTLTQSDDRAGLLGDALLVAWLAAFGAYSCLLRYIGARVRPATLMCIVGTVAMLTMWLLGLAPGGERAVAHVVDTPTVAWWFFGEVVVGSTLIGQTAFAAVVRRLGVSVATIGVEYTALAVGVAASLATHEQWTPLTVIAGLLLCSALAATFVPVPAPVRIRDLG comes from the coding sequence GTGACCAGCTTCGTGCTGGTGCTGTTGGTCGGCGCCGGCTGGGGACTGTTGACGCCGGCCAGCAAGGTGTTGTTCGCGGCCGAGCCGTCGATCTTCGACGGCTTCACGATCACCGTCGCGCGCGGCGCGTGGACGCTGCCGGTCTTCGCGATCGGGCTCGCCGTCGCGTGGCGGCTCGATCCGCCGCGGCTCGACCCGCGCCGCTGGATCGCGGCGCTCGCGGCGGGCGTGGTGTTCGGTGCCGGGGTCTCGCTGTTCTTCACCTTGGCGGCACGGCAGACGTCGATCGCGCACGTCTCGTTCGTCCTGGGCCTCACGCCGGTGACCAACACGGCGTTGGCCGCGCTGGTGTTCCGAACGCGCCTGGACCGGCGCGGCGTCGTCGCGCTCGCGCTCGGCATCGCCGGCGTCGCGCTGCTGACGCTCACCCAGAGCGACGATCGCGCGGGGTTGCTCGGCGACGCGCTGCTGGTCGCGTGGCTGGCGGCGTTCGGCGCCTACTCGTGCTTGCTGCGTTACATCGGTGCGCGGGTGCGGCCGGCGACGTTGATGTGCATCGTCGGGACCGTCGCGATGCTGACGATGTGGCTGCTGGGCCTGGCGCCCGGCGGCGAGCGCGCGGTCGCGCACGTCGTCGACACGCCGACCGTCGCGTGGTGGTTCTTCGGCGAGGTCGTCGTCGGCTCGACCCTGATCGGGCAGACCGCCTTCGCCGCCGTCGTGCGCCGCCTGGGCGTCTCGGTCGCCACCATCGGCGTCGAGTACACGGCGCTGGCCGTCGGCGTCGCCGCGTCGCTGGCGACCCACGAGCAGTGGACGCCGCTGACGGTGATCGCCGGGTTGCTGTTGTGCAGCGCGCTGGCGGCGACGTTCGTACCGGTCCCCGCGCCGGTGCGCATCCGAGATCTCGGCTGA
- a CDS encoding adenylyltransferase/cytidyltransferase family protein, which produces MAEFAPVLSLEEAARWRDEQRAAGRTVVTTNGVFDLLHAGHVGYLAWARAQGDVLLLLLNGDESVRQLGKGSDRPIVGFDDRARVLSALRSVDAIVGFAERTPEVALDRLAPDVHVKSAQYRIDELPERYVVESHGGHIVLAPHQPGRSTTDLLARVRAQS; this is translated from the coding sequence GTGGCTGAGTTCGCGCCCGTGCTCTCGCTCGAAGAGGCGGCGCGCTGGCGTGACGAGCAGCGCGCGGCCGGCCGCACCGTGGTCACGACCAACGGCGTCTTCGACCTGCTGCACGCCGGCCACGTCGGCTATCTGGCCTGGGCGCGCGCGCAAGGCGACGTGCTGCTGCTGCTGCTCAACGGCGACGAGTCGGTGCGCCAGCTCGGCAAGGGCTCGGACCGCCCCATTGTCGGCTTCGACGATCGCGCGCGCGTGCTCTCCGCCCTGCGCAGCGTCGACGCGATCGTCGGCTTCGCCGAACGCACCCCCGAGGTCGCGCTCGACCGACTCGCGCCCGACGTGCACGTCAAGAGCGCGCAGTACCGCATCGACGAGCTGCCGGAACGCTACGTCGTCGAGTCGCACGGCGGGCACATCGTGCTGGCCCCGCACCAGCCCGGCCGCAGCACGACGGACCTGCTGGCGCGCGTGCGCGCGCAGAGCTAG
- a CDS encoding HAD family hydrolase, producing the protein MSRAVVFLDRDGTIIEDKGFLGEPSGVTVLPTVVEALTLLRARGYALVVVSNQSGIARGYFGEDDVRAVNAEVDRQLQASGAGVDGWYWCSHYDAGCTCRKPSPGLVERAVADLDLDLSGGRGAVVGDRGSDVALGHAVGVPGILVPGPYPYAGPEPDLRASTLLEAAEWIVARG; encoded by the coding sequence GTGAGCCGTGCGGTGGTCTTCCTCGACCGCGACGGAACGATCATCGAGGACAAGGGCTTTCTGGGCGAGCCGTCGGGCGTCACCGTGTTGCCGACCGTGGTCGAGGCGCTGACGCTGCTGCGCGCGCGCGGCTACGCGTTGGTGGTCGTCTCGAACCAATCGGGGATCGCGCGCGGCTACTTCGGCGAGGACGACGTGCGCGCCGTCAACGCCGAAGTCGATCGGCAACTGCAGGCGTCGGGCGCGGGCGTCGACGGCTGGTACTGGTGCTCGCACTACGACGCCGGCTGCACGTGCCGCAAGCCCTCGCCCGGCCTGGTCGAACGCGCGGTCGCGGATTTGGATCTCGACCTTTCCGGCGGCCGCGGCGCGGTCGTCGGCGACCGCGGCAGCGACGTCGCGCTGGGGCACGCCGTCGGCGTTCCCGGCATCCTGGTGCCGGGGCCGTATCCCTACGCCGGCCCCGAGCCCGACCTGCGCGCGAGCACGCTGCTCGAGGCGGCCGAATGGATCGTCGCCCGTGGCTGA
- a CDS encoding autotransporter outer membrane beta-barrel domain-containing protein translates to MGAILVVLLAAEGRGANAADCTVNTSNGQSSVTQNGGACTIPPGTVLSPGSTGVTANNGNVTASGVTVRPATNGGSTGLSASGANGFIGGTAITVQMNGYGAGTGAFAGGGGTISLDSGSSITFNPGGGGNTGLKGSGAGSAIEATGLTLTMLGGGGNDVGVVVTTGATGTLTGGSYTIGGNGGGETGLWSAGGTLGASDTTLTISGAGSDVGIKATGGGGVLLNGVTVSAPGTGNNEIGILASGANSTVSGSAVTIGVPASAGGYGAQATAGGTLSLDAGSSIATGGRNTVGVRADTGGSISLTDTSITTTGASAAGALLQSGGTLTMSGGAVTTSGASSNGFLLQGPANALTLSGTTVDAAAAAFAGVGGSGTITASGVTATGRNGVLLSASQGSALTLAADGSQLTGAALTDSTSTSVIDLTGGTTWNMTGSSVISNLSNFDSAVVFSPPTGSTTQLSSYLTLVVSNMTGSGGRVVLNTYLGDDSSPSDRIVVNGGVVQGSTGLEIRNTDGPGALTTGNGISIVLALNGATTNADAFMLLDDVRAGAFDYRLFQGGIDGSDPNDWFLRDAFIVPPTPEPTATPTPEPPTPEPTPTAEPTPTAPPVTPTPTPPTPTPVPTPVPPTPTPVPTPIPPTPTPMPPTPTPIPTPTPPTPTPTPVPTPIPPTPTPVPTPTPPTPTPRPTTTPAPPTPTPAPPTPTPGPPTPVPTRSPEPTPSASAVPTNPPPSPTALPAIPTAEPGPAENGKDNLPLKPPPSVLPPGTYPIIGPEIATYGVLQPLAREAGIAILGTLHERRGNALGPGDPADDASGWVHAVWGRTFAQEIDDHYLAFADPRASGSLFGEQFGVDLWRSRRQDGRRDTVGVYVAHVNASADVDGLVTNGSATGYAQTQTGTASLDTNAAGLYWIHYGSGGWYVDSVLQSTWYDARATTLDTDLTTPGHGFVASVETGDPLHGSGRFSLEPQLQLVWQHVAFDDTNDGLGAVDLGATSGAALRVGVRGEWTIAGAHAQLWQPYVRANVWWDWGGLAKTDFGSFGGAPLLMSTTRLEAAGGLTWRISQHDDLYAQGGYQFSVAPAGVHSAGARGDLGVRFHW, encoded by the coding sequence GTGGGTGCCATCCTCGTGGTGCTGCTCGCCGCCGAGGGCCGCGGCGCGAACGCCGCCGACTGCACCGTGAACACCTCGAACGGCCAGTCGTCCGTGACGCAAAACGGCGGAGCGTGCACGATCCCGCCCGGCACCGTCCTCTCGCCCGGATCGACCGGCGTCACCGCGAACAACGGCAACGTCACGGCGAGCGGCGTCACCGTCAGGCCGGCGACCAACGGCGGCAGTACCGGTCTGTCGGCGAGCGGCGCGAACGGCTTCATCGGCGGCACCGCGATCACCGTGCAGATGAACGGCTACGGCGCGGGCACCGGCGCGTTCGCCGGCGGCGGCGGCACGATTTCGCTCGATTCGGGGAGTTCGATCACGTTCAACCCCGGCGGCGGCGGCAACACCGGCCTCAAGGGCAGTGGCGCCGGCAGCGCGATCGAGGCGACCGGCTTGACGTTGACGATGCTGGGCGGCGGCGGCAACGACGTCGGCGTGGTGGTGACGACCGGTGCGACCGGGACGCTCACCGGCGGATCGTATACGATCGGCGGAAACGGCGGCGGCGAGACGGGCCTGTGGTCCGCCGGCGGGACGCTCGGCGCGAGCGACACCACCCTGACGATCTCCGGTGCGGGCAGTGACGTCGGCATCAAGGCGACCGGCGGTGGCGGCGTCCTCCTGAACGGGGTGACGGTGTCCGCGCCGGGCACGGGCAACAACGAGATCGGCATCCTCGCCAGCGGCGCGAACAGCACGGTGTCCGGAAGCGCCGTGACGATCGGCGTTCCGGCCAGCGCCGGCGGCTACGGGGCGCAGGCCACCGCGGGCGGCACCCTCTCGCTCGACGCGGGCAGCTCGATCGCGACGGGCGGGCGCAACACGGTGGGCGTGCGCGCGGACACCGGCGGCTCCATCTCGCTGACCGACACGTCGATCACCACCACCGGTGCGTCGGCCGCGGGGGCGCTATTGCAAAGCGGCGGCACGCTGACGATGAGCGGCGGCGCGGTCACCACCAGTGGCGCGAGCAGCAACGGCTTTCTGCTGCAGGGCCCCGCGAACGCGCTCACGCTGAGCGGTACGACCGTCGACGCCGCGGCGGCCGCGTTCGCCGGCGTCGGCGGAAGCGGCACCATCACCGCGTCGGGTGTGACGGCGACGGGCCGCAACGGTGTGCTGTTGAGCGCGTCGCAAGGCTCGGCGCTGACGCTCGCCGCCGACGGCTCCCAGCTCACCGGAGCGGCGCTGACCGACAGCACGAGCACCAGCGTCATCGACCTCACCGGCGGAACGACCTGGAACATGACCGGCAGCTCGGTCATCTCGAACCTGAGCAACTTCGACAGTGCGGTCGTCTTCTCGCCGCCGACCGGCTCGACGACGCAGCTGTCCAGCTACCTGACGCTGGTCGTCTCCAACATGACCGGCTCGGGCGGCCGGGTGGTGCTCAATACCTATCTCGGCGACGACAGCTCACCGTCGGACCGCATCGTCGTCAACGGCGGCGTCGTCCAGGGTTCGACGGGTCTGGAGATCCGCAACACCGACGGTCCCGGTGCGCTCACGACCGGAAACGGCATCTCGATCGTGCTCGCGCTCAACGGTGCGACGACGAACGCCGACGCGTTCATGCTGCTCGACGACGTGCGCGCGGGCGCATTCGACTATCGGCTCTTCCAAGGCGGCATCGACGGCAGCGATCCGAACGACTGGTTCCTCCGTGACGCGTTCATCGTGCCGCCGACGCCCGAGCCGACCGCCACGCCCACGCCGGAGCCGCCGACCCCGGAGCCGACGCCGACTGCGGAACCGACGCCGACAGCACCGCCCGTGACCCCGACGCCGACGCCGCCGACACCCACGCCGGTTCCGACACCGGTGCCGCCGACGCCCACGCCGGTGCCGACGCCGATACCGCCGACACCGACGCCGATGCCGCCGACGCCCACGCCGATTCCGACACCAACGCCGCCAACGCCGACTCCCACGCCGGTGCCGACGCCGATCCCGCCGACGCCGACACCGGTCCCGACGCCGACTCCGCCTACGCCAACCCCGCGGCCGACGACGACCCCGGCACCGCCGACACCCACACCCGCGCCGCCGACACCGACGCCCGGGCCGCCGACGCCGGTGCCGACGAGGTCACCCGAACCGACGCCGAGCGCTTCCGCCGTGCCGACGAACCCGCCGCCCTCGCCCACGGCATTGCCGGCGATTCCGACGGCGGAACCCGGGCCGGCCGAGAACGGCAAGGACAACCTGCCGCTCAAGCCGCCGCCCTCCGTGCTGCCGCCGGGCACCTATCCGATCATCGGGCCGGAAATCGCCACCTACGGCGTGCTGCAGCCGCTCGCGCGCGAAGCGGGGATCGCGATCCTCGGCACGCTGCACGAGCGCCGCGGCAACGCGTTGGGACCCGGCGACCCCGCCGACGACGCGTCAGGCTGGGTGCACGCCGTGTGGGGGCGCACGTTCGCGCAAGAGATCGACGACCATTACCTGGCGTTCGCTGATCCGCGCGCGAGCGGCTCGCTGTTCGGCGAACAGTTCGGCGTCGACCTGTGGCGCAGCCGCCGCCAAGACGGGCGCCGCGATACCGTCGGCGTGTACGTCGCGCACGTGAACGCGAGCGCGGACGTCGACGGCCTGGTCACCAACGGGTCGGCAACGGGTTACGCGCAGACGCAAACCGGTACCGCGTCGCTCGACACGAACGCCGCGGGCTTGTATTGGATCCACTACGGCTCGGGCGGATGGTACGTGGACTCCGTTCTGCAAAGCACGTGGTACGACGCCCGCGCGACGACCCTCGACACGGACTTGACCACGCCCGGCCACGGCTTCGTCGCGTCGGTGGAAACGGGCGATCCGCTCCACGGCAGCGGGCGCTTTTCACTCGAGCCGCAGCTGCAGCTGGTCTGGCAGCACGTCGCGTTCGACGATACGAACGACGGGCTGGGCGCGGTGGATCTGGGCGCGACGTCGGGAGCCGCGTTACGGGTCGGCGTGCGCGGCGAGTGGACGATCGCCGGCGCGCACGCGCAGCTCTGGCAGCCGTACGTGCGCGCGAACGTGTGGTGGGACTGGGGTGGCCTGGCGAAGACGGATTTCGGGAGCTTCGGCGGCGCGCCGCTGCTCATGAGCACGACCCGGCTCGAAGCCGCGGGCGGTCTGACCTGGCGCATCAGCCAGCACGACGACCTGTACGCGCAAGGCGGCTATCAGTTTTCCGTCGCGCCGGCGGGCGTCCACAGCGCCGGTGCACGGGGCGACCTCGGAGTGCGCTTCCACTGGTGA
- the rfaE1 gene encoding D-glycero-beta-D-manno-heptose-7-phosphate kinase yields the protein MAEVIAASRATELLARMAGRRVVVVGDVMIDEWIWGDVSRISPEAPVPVVAVREHTFTLGGAGNVANNLRALGARVTFVGGVGSDGEGDRVRELFAAIDVDTRGIVVLRDRPTTRKTRVVAHNQQVVRADWESVAPLGADDRARVVDAVRAAVRDADAVVLSDYAKGLFHRDLVEAALGAPVVVADPKPQNIGIFAGVTCIAPNVGEAARASGIAITDDASLERAGRALLAELGCRYVLITRGEHGMSLFGAGGERADVPAVARTVYDVSGAGDTVVAVLTLALAAGIPAESATQLANFAAGAVVEKLGTATAGPAEIVALLEHANGG from the coding sequence GTGGCTGAGGTGATCGCGGCGTCACGCGCGACCGAGCTGCTGGCGCGGATGGCCGGGCGGCGCGTCGTCGTCGTCGGCGACGTGATGATCGACGAGTGGATCTGGGGCGACGTCTCGCGCATCTCGCCGGAGGCGCCGGTTCCGGTCGTCGCGGTGCGCGAGCACACCTTCACCCTGGGCGGCGCCGGCAACGTCGCCAACAACTTGCGCGCGCTGGGCGCGCGGGTGACGTTCGTCGGCGGCGTCGGCAGCGACGGTGAAGGCGACCGCGTGCGCGAGCTGTTCGCCGCCATCGACGTCGACACGCGCGGGATAGTCGTGTTGCGCGACCGGCCGACCACCCGCAAGACGCGGGTGGTCGCGCACAACCAGCAAGTCGTGCGCGCCGACTGGGAGTCGGTCGCGCCGCTGGGGGCCGACGATCGCGCGCGCGTCGTCGACGCCGTGCGCGCGGCGGTGCGCGACGCGGACGCCGTCGTGCTCAGCGACTACGCGAAGGGGCTGTTCCATCGCGACTTGGTCGAAGCGGCGCTGGGCGCCCCGGTCGTCGTCGCCGACCCCAAGCCGCAGAACATCGGCATCTTCGCCGGCGTGACGTGCATCGCGCCGAACGTCGGCGAGGCCGCGCGCGCCAGCGGGATCGCGATCACCGACGACGCGTCGCTCGAGCGGGCCGGGCGCGCGCTGTTGGCCGAGCTCGGCTGCCGCTACGTGCTGATCACCCGCGGCGAGCACGGGATGTCGCTGTTCGGCGCCGGCGGGGAACGCGCCGACGTTCCGGCCGTCGCGCGCACGGTGTACGACGTGTCGGGCGCCGGCGATACCGTCGTCGCCGTCTTGACGCTGGCGCTGGCGGCCGGGATCCCGGCCGAGTCGGCGACGCAGCTGGCGAACTTCGCCGCCGGCGCGGTGGTCGAGAAGCTCGGCACCGCCACCGCCGGCCCGGCCGAGATCGTCGCGCTGCTGGAGCACGCCAACGGTGGCTGA
- a CDS encoding L-dopachrome tautomerase-related protein, with translation MPKRYDERATPSHIREGTMRELTVAAETDVMIWNGVAVDRGRVFVSGPRWAGTGAPAVARIDAGNTLLPYPGAAWNAWQPGADPRGAFVNVNAIHHDGARGLWIVDTGTPAFGGDAVPGATKIVHVDLDRDAVVRTYPLGPDVVRPGTYTDDIRIHGGNGYITDAGNAGLIVLDLSTGAARRVLDGHPAAIAPPDRPIVVDGDTLYAPDGSLARIQSDPLELSPDGAWLCFGPLEGPWSRVPTRALDDPSLSSAELAALVEPWADLPPIGGSAMDADGSLYFTDLAACALKRRAPDGTITTLVRDGRLHWVDAPFIDDARTIWLPTPQLDRVALFHHGTSQVQWPVRLYRFSLD, from the coding sequence ATGCCGAAGCGCTACGACGAACGTGCCACGCCTTCCCACATCCGCGAGGGGACGATGCGCGAACTGACGGTCGCGGCCGAGACCGACGTGATGATCTGGAACGGCGTCGCGGTCGACCGCGGACGCGTCTTCGTCAGCGGGCCGCGCTGGGCGGGGACCGGCGCGCCGGCGGTGGCACGCATCGATGCCGGCAACACGCTGCTGCCGTATCCCGGCGCGGCCTGGAACGCGTGGCAGCCGGGCGCCGATCCGCGCGGCGCGTTCGTCAACGTCAACGCGATCCATCACGACGGCGCGCGCGGCCTGTGGATCGTCGACACCGGGACGCCGGCGTTCGGCGGCGACGCGGTGCCGGGGGCGACGAAGATCGTGCACGTCGACCTCGACCGCGATGCGGTCGTCCGCACGTATCCGCTCGGTCCCGACGTCGTTCGTCCCGGCACCTACACCGACGACATCCGCATCCACGGTGGGAACGGCTACATCACCGACGCCGGCAACGCCGGCTTGATCGTGCTCGACCTGTCCACCGGCGCCGCACGCCGCGTGCTCGACGGCCACCCGGCCGCGATCGCGCCGCCCGATCGCCCGATCGTCGTCGACGGCGACACGCTGTACGCGCCCGACGGCTCGCTGGCGCGCATCCAGAGCGATCCGCTCGAGCTCTCGCCCGACGGCGCGTGGTTGTGCTTCGGGCCGCTCGAAGGGCCGTGGTCGCGCGTCCCGACGCGCGCGCTCGACGATCCGTCGCTCTCCAGTGCGGAGCTCGCCGCGTTGGTCGAGCCGTGGGCCGATCTGCCGCCGATCGGCGGTTCGGCGATGGATGCCGACGGTAGCCTGTACTTCACCGATCTGGCCGCCTGCGCGCTCAAGCGCCGCGCGCCCGACGGCACCATCACCACGCTGGTACGCGACGGGCGGTTGCACTGGGTCGACGCGCCGTTCATCGACGACGCGCGCACGATCTGGCTGCCGACGCCGCAGCTCGACCGCGTCGCGCTGTTCCACCACGGCACCTCGCAGGTGCAGTGGCCGGTGCGGCTCTACCGCTTCAGCTTGGACTGA
- a CDS encoding SIS domain-containing protein — MIEGRRGFDELLADRRGQLERPHYRAQVEAISSAIARAFREGHRVWWFGNGGSAADAQHLAAEFSGRFLRERGGLPSEAFTVNTSAVTAIANDFGYEQLFARMVEALARPGDVVVGITTSGTSKNVVAGLRRAKEVGATTVAFTGNGGGPVAAIADYALVGPDGYSAIVQEVHITMGHIVCDLVEQELLFA, encoded by the coding sequence GTGATCGAAGGCCGCCGCGGATTCGACGAGCTGCTCGCCGACCGGCGCGGTCAGCTCGAGCGGCCGCACTATCGTGCGCAGGTCGAAGCGATCTCGAGCGCCATCGCGCGCGCGTTTCGCGAGGGCCACCGCGTGTGGTGGTTCGGCAACGGCGGCAGCGCCGCGGACGCGCAGCACCTCGCGGCCGAGTTCAGCGGCCGCTTCTTGCGCGAGCGCGGCGGACTGCCGTCCGAAGCGTTCACCGTCAACACCTCCGCGGTCACGGCGATCGCGAACGATTTCGGTTACGAGCAGCTGTTCGCGCGCATGGTCGAAGCGCTGGCGCGCCCGGGCGACGTCGTGGTCGGCATCACCACCAGCGGCACCTCGAAGAACGTCGTCGCCGGCTTGCGCCGCGCCAAGGAAGTCGGCGCGACCACGGTGGCCTTCACCGGCAACGGCGGCGGACCGGTGGCTGCGATCGCGGACTACGCCCTGGTCGGGCCCGACGGCTACAGCGCGATCGTCCAAGAGGTCCACATCACGATGGGGCACATCGTCTGCGATTTGGTCGAACAGGAGCTGCTCTTCGCGTGA
- the hisS gene encoding histidine--tRNA ligase: MNPISAPRGTNDVYPPESARWNRLEADCRDIAGRFGYGEIRTPMFEATELFVRGVGETTDIVEKEMYTFLDKGGRSMTLRPEWTAGVVRALLQHKLLAQGPQRLYYIGPFFRYERPQAGRYRQANQFGVECFGIAGAEADVEVIQIAAQLIARYGIDDATLNVNTVGDAVCRPRYREALLAHFRPHAAELSEDSQRRLERNPLRILDSKDARDLPFVQTAPKLIDLLCTDCRAHFDALLGYLDALGLRYVVNPRIVRGLDYYTRTVFEFTSNALGAQSTVCGGGRYDGLVGELGGPPTPAVGFGLGLERFLMMVAATAGDHAPPRVGIQAIALGAAARERLFPIVAALRERVPRPTFADWQDRKLQAHFKTADRNNARWALILGDAELAAAEIVLRDLVAREDRRLPLAGPSAEVAHLLAEVTL, encoded by the coding sequence GTGAACCCGATCAGCGCCCCCCGCGGCACCAACGACGTCTACCCGCCCGAATCTGCCCGCTGGAACCGCCTGGAGGCCGACTGCCGCGACATCGCGGGCCGGTTCGGCTACGGCGAGATCCGCACGCCGATGTTCGAGGCGACCGAGCTGTTCGTGCGCGGGGTCGGCGAGACGACCGACATCGTCGAGAAAGAGATGTACACCTTTCTCGACAAGGGCGGGCGCAGCATGACGCTGCGGCCGGAGTGGACGGCCGGCGTCGTGCGCGCGCTGCTGCAGCACAAGCTGCTGGCGCAGGGGCCGCAACGGCTCTACTACATCGGGCCGTTCTTTCGCTACGAGCGGCCGCAAGCGGGACGCTACCGGCAGGCCAACCAGTTCGGCGTCGAGTGCTTCGGCATCGCCGGCGCCGAAGCCGACGTCGAGGTCATTCAGATCGCGGCACAGCTGATCGCGCGCTACGGGATCGACGACGCGACGCTCAACGTCAACACGGTCGGCGACGCCGTCTGCCGCCCGCGCTATCGCGAGGCGCTGTTGGCGCATTTCCGTCCCCACGCGGCGGAATTGAGCGAAGACTCGCAGCGCCGCCTCGAGCGCAACCCGCTGCGCATCCTCGACTCGAAGGACGCGCGCGACCTGCCGTTCGTCCAGACCGCGCCGAAGTTGATCGACCTCTTGTGCACGGACTGCCGCGCGCACTTCGACGCGCTGCTCGGCTATCTCGACGCGCTGGGTCTGCGCTACGTCGTCAACCCGCGCATCGTGCGCGGGCTGGATTACTACACGCGCACGGTGTTCGAGTTCACCTCGAACGCGCTGGGCGCGCAAAGCACGGTCTGCGGCGGCGGGCGGTACGACGGCCTGGTCGGCGAGCTGGGTGGGCCGCCGACGCCGGCGGTCGGCTTCGGGCTGGGCCTCGAACGCTTCCTGATGATGGTCGCGGCGACGGCCGGCGACCACGCCCCGCCGCGGGTCGGGATCCAAGCCATCGCGCTGGGCGCCGCGGCGCGCGAGCGGCTGTTTCCGATCGTCGCCGCGCTGCGCGAGCGGGTGCCGCGGCCGACCTTCGCCGACTGGCAGGACCGCAAGCTCCAAGCGCACTTCAAGACGGCCGACCGCAACAACGCCCGTTGGGCCCTGATCCTGGGCGACGCCGAGCTGGCGGCCGCCGAGATCGTCCTGCGGGATTTGGTGGCGCGGGAGGACCGGCGCTTGCCCTTGGCCGGCCCGTCGGCGGAAGTCGCCCATCTCCTCGCCGAAGTGACGCTGTGA
- a CDS encoding VOC family protein, protein MPRYLHTSIFVSDMDASIDFYVNKLGLKLLDGPLHYPGNADMAFVGSSWDAYIELVYDLEDHPPYELGNRYEHLALEVDGAMTDNIERLRGLGVKILKEPKKSPGGTRWIAFVEDPNGIPVELLEPREGAIT, encoded by the coding sequence ATGCCGCGCTATCTGCACACCTCGATCTTCGTGAGCGACATGGACGCGTCGATCGACTTCTACGTCAACAAGCTGGGGCTCAAGCTGCTCGACGGTCCCTTGCACTATCCCGGCAACGCCGACATGGCGTTCGTCGGGTCGAGCTGGGACGCGTACATCGAGCTGGTCTACGACCTGGAAGACCACCCCCCGTACGAGCTGGGCAACCGCTACGAGCATCTGGCGCTCGAGGTCGACGGCGCCATGACCGACAACATCGAGCGGCTGCGCGGGCTGGGCGTCAAGATCCTCAAGGAGCCCAAGAAGTCGCCGGGCGGGACCCGCTGGATCGCCTTCGTCGAGGACCCCAACGGGATTCCGGTCGAGCTGCTCGAGCCGCGCGAGGGCGCGATCACCTAA
- the accB gene encoding acetyl-CoA carboxylase biotin carboxyl carrier protein: MEQDEAARVRALGEIAAEFDLDAIRVRTGEVEIEIVRRDPTVVAAPAPVVLAAPAAAAAPAAAAAPAPAPSESRTPPPNVRVVTAPLVGVFYRAASPGADPFVEVGSRVQAGGALCILEAMKLMNEITSDYSGTVTRILVENGELVSLGQELFWIEV, from the coding sequence ATGGAGCAGGACGAGGCGGCGCGCGTACGCGCGCTCGGCGAGATCGCCGCGGAGTTCGACCTGGACGCGATCCGCGTGCGGACCGGCGAGGTCGAGATCGAGATCGTGCGGCGCGACCCCACCGTGGTCGCAGCCCCGGCGCCGGTCGTTCTGGCGGCCCCGGCCGCGGCGGCGGCGCCGGCCGCGGCGGCAGCCCCGGCTCCGGCGCCGAGCGAGAGCCGCACGCCGCCACCGAACGTTCGCGTCGTCACGGCGCCCCTGGTCGGCGTCTTCTACCGCGCCGCCTCCCCCGGCGCGGACCCGTTCGTCGAGGTCGGCAGCCGCGTCCAGGCCGGCGGTGCGCTGTGTATCCTCGAGGCGATGAAGCTGATGAACGAGATCACCAGCGACTACAGCGGAACCGTCACGCGCATCTTGGTCGAGAACGGCGAGCTCGTGAGCTTGGGACAGGAACTGTTTTGGATCGAAGTGTGA